Proteins from a genomic interval of Clostridium cochlearium:
- the rpoN gene encoding RNA polymerase factor sigma-54, translating into MDLGFNLSMSQEQKLIMTQQMQLSIKILQLSSYELTKLIEKQVQENPLLEINNEDIKKEEDSHEDIDEILKYKNIIKNLKEDNYNCVNNQESEEEVNQFNFISTKKSLKEYLLEQIMYLDVKEYIKCICNYIIEDIDEKGYLGEDIEVIAKELKVSIELANKALNIVQGLEPDGIGARNLSECLKIQCNKKGIEDEKIYNIIDNYLEDIAENKYSNIGKKLDISPKKAQMYGDFIKSLQPKPSSGFYTGEDVKYIVPDAYIKKIGEEYIILMNESMTPKLTINNLYKNIINSNEDETAVEYVKEKLDSASYLIKSIEQRKSTIYKVLEKIVEKQKEYFDKGKKYLKPMTLKEIAEQLDVHESTVSRAIKEKYVYTNNGIIKIKDLFTTAIESKCNEDAISNVTVKNMIEKLIEEEDKKKPLSDQNIADKLKKSGVNISRRTVAKYREEMGIKSSMRRKRY; encoded by the coding sequence ATGGATTTAGGGTTTAATCTATCAATGTCTCAAGAACAAAAATTAATAATGACTCAACAAATGCAACTTTCAATAAAAATATTACAACTTTCTTCCTATGAACTTACAAAACTTATAGAGAAACAAGTACAAGAAAATCCTCTTTTAGAAATAAATAATGAAGACATAAAAAAAGAAGAGGATTCTCACGAAGATATAGATGAAATATTAAAATATAAAAATATTATAAAAAACCTTAAAGAAGATAATTACAATTGTGTAAATAATCAAGAAAGTGAAGAAGAAGTAAATCAGTTTAATTTTATATCTACTAAAAAATCTTTAAAGGAATATTTGTTAGAACAAATAATGTACTTAGATGTAAAGGAATACATTAAGTGTATATGCAATTACATAATTGAAGACATAGATGAAAAGGGCTATTTAGGGGAGGATATTGAAGTTATTGCAAAAGAATTAAAGGTATCTATTGAATTAGCAAATAAAGCATTGAATATAGTACAGGGATTAGAGCCAGATGGTATTGGAGCTAGAAACTTAAGTGAATGCCTAAAGATACAATGTAATAAGAAAGGCATAGAGGATGAAAAGATATATAATATAATAGATAATTATTTAGAAGATATTGCGGAAAATAAGTATTCCAATATAGGAAAAAAACTTGACATATCTCCTAAGAAAGCACAGATGTACGGAGATTTTATAAAATCTTTACAGCCTAAACCATCTAGTGGATTTTATACAGGAGAAGATGTAAAGTACATTGTACCAGATGCATATATCAAAAAAATAGGAGAAGAATATATTATATTGATGAATGAAAGTATGACTCCTAAACTTACTATCAATAATTTATATAAGAACATAATAAATAGTAATGAAGATGAAACTGCAGTGGAGTATGTAAAAGAAAAATTAGATAGTGCATCTTATTTAATAAAAAGTATAGAACAAAGAAAAAGTACTATATATAAGGTCTTAGAAAAAATAGTTGAAAAACAAAAAGAGTATTTTGATAAAGGTAAAAAATACTTAAAACCTATGACACTAAAAGAAATAGCAGAACAATTAGATGTTCATGAATCAACTGTTAGTAGAGCTATAAAAGAAAAGTATGTATATACCAATAATGGTATTATAAAAATAAAAGATTTATTTACTACAGCTATTGAAAGTAAATGCAATGAGGATGCTATATCTAATGTTACAGTTAAGAATATGATAGAGAAATTAATAGAAGAGGAAGATAAGAAAAAACCATTATCAGATCAAAATATAGCAGATAAATTAAAGAAAAGTGGTGTGAATATTTCTAGAAGAACTGTGGCAAAATACAGAGAAGAAATGGGAATAAAATCTTCTATGAGAAGAAAAAGATATTGA